One region of Salinibacterium sp. TMP30 genomic DNA includes:
- a CDS encoding ABC transporter ATP-binding protein, translating to MTESIDSTPTAAAVTESILTVKDLNASIEGQQVVESVSFEMLPVGVTALLGRNGVGKTSTLRAIMGLIERSGEVTLAGDRIDREPTHRIVQRGVGYVPEDREVFASLTVAENLRLAERDSSPNRELIAELFPDLTARAGQLAGTLSGGQQQMVSLARALVNDNRVLLVDEPTKGLAPLIVMDVARALERAAQTVPVLLVEQNLQVVRRLAQKAIVLEGGRVVYDGSAEELLGNEALTKELLGVA from the coding sequence ATGACCGAATCGATCGACAGTACACCGACGGCAGCAGCCGTCACGGAATCCATCCTGACGGTCAAGGATCTCAACGCAAGCATTGAGGGCCAGCAGGTTGTTGAGTCGGTGAGCTTTGAGATGCTCCCGGTGGGAGTGACCGCTCTGCTGGGACGCAATGGTGTTGGCAAGACGAGCACGCTCCGGGCAATCATGGGGCTCATTGAACGCTCGGGCGAAGTGACCCTCGCCGGTGACCGAATCGATCGCGAACCCACTCATCGAATCGTTCAGCGCGGTGTCGGGTATGTGCCCGAGGATCGCGAAGTTTTCGCTTCGCTCACGGTGGCCGAGAATCTGCGACTCGCGGAGCGAGATTCATCGCCGAATCGCGAACTGATCGCTGAACTTTTTCCTGACCTCACCGCTAGGGCCGGGCAACTCGCGGGCACGCTATCTGGGGGACAACAGCAGATGGTGTCACTGGCTCGCGCCCTCGTTAACGACAACCGCGTTCTGCTCGTTGATGAGCCCACTAAGGGACTTGCCCCGCTGATTGTGATGGATGTGGCTCGCGCGCTTGAACGGGCAGCTCAAACAGTGCCAGTGCTGCTTGTTGAACAGAATCTTCAGGTCGTTCGGAGGCTCGCCCAGAAAGCCATCGTGCTTGAAGGCGGACGCGTCGTGTACGACGGCAGCGCCGAGGAACTGCTCGGCAATGAAGCGTTGACTAAAGAATTGCTAGGGGTCGCATGA
- a CDS encoding branched-chain amino acid ABC transporter permease: MSTIILLLITGLGLGALYFLVASGLSLIYGLMGVLNFAHGSFLTLGAFAGWELARRMGGESWGTLIASLLLGMVVGALVAAATEFLLIRRLYNRHIEQVLVTVGLALATVALFEGIWGTDAIYVTAPPWLSQTTEILGARVPNDRFLLIGAAVLVLLGIVAFLRYTRFGLVIRAGVENRSMVTALGIDVRKAFTVVFAIGGAAAGLGGVLASHYFGYVSPQLGGSLLIFAFIVTVIGGLGSLAGAAIASVVVAILQQFANYFLGGTGDLMVVLLLAIVLLVRPTGILGKKA, translated from the coding sequence ATGAGCACCATAATTCTCCTGTTGATTACGGGTCTGGGGCTTGGTGCGCTGTACTTCCTCGTGGCATCCGGTCTTTCACTGATCTATGGCCTCATGGGTGTGCTGAATTTTGCCCACGGATCCTTCCTCACGCTCGGCGCTTTTGCGGGGTGGGAGTTGGCGAGGCGGATGGGCGGCGAAAGCTGGGGCACGCTGATCGCCTCTCTGCTTCTCGGAATGGTGGTGGGCGCACTCGTTGCGGCCGCGACCGAGTTTTTGCTCATTAGACGCTTGTACAACCGGCACATCGAGCAAGTGCTCGTGACTGTTGGTCTGGCGCTCGCGACGGTCGCCCTGTTTGAGGGCATCTGGGGCACCGACGCGATCTATGTCACGGCACCGCCGTGGCTGTCACAGACGACAGAAATTTTGGGGGCACGAGTTCCCAACGATCGCTTCTTGCTCATCGGGGCTGCCGTGCTCGTGCTGCTCGGAATCGTCGCATTCTTGCGGTACACCCGCTTCGGTTTGGTCATTCGGGCCGGTGTCGAGAACCGTTCAATGGTCACCGCCTTGGGTATTGATGTGCGTAAGGCCTTCACCGTTGTTTTCGCTATCGGTGGTGCTGCGGCCGGCCTCGGTGGGGTTCTCGCCTCGCACTATTTCGGTTATGTCTCACCACAATTGGGCGGATCCCTGCTGATCTTCGCGTTCATTGTCACGGTGATCGGTGGCTTGGGTTCACTCGCGGGCGCGGCGATTGCTTCGGTAGTGGTCGCGATCCTGCAGCAGTTTGCCAACTATTTTCTCGGCGGCACGGGTGACCTGATGGTTGTTCTGCTGCTTGCCATCGTGCTGTTGGTCCGCCCGACCGGAATTTTGGGGAAGAAAGCATGA
- a CDS encoding substrate-binding domain-containing protein has protein sequence MRVSKKYLAPALIATVALTLAGCAPSVDTGSGGDELAPVDISIITSQTGPLAAYGEAYLAGFDAGLDYATDGTGTVDGRELNIEITDDAGDADKAVTAAKDVIGQGKKIIIGTVSSGIALALAEQAEQNKVLYISGPAAADAITGVNSYTFRSGRQSYQDVATAGTFIGDPAGKSVLVFAQDTAFGQGNVAAATAVLGGQGADVTSLLVPEDATEFTPFAQQIVDAQPDLVFVAWAGATSGAMWEALSQQGVFDSVPVATGLGDVSTYGAYGPASDKISFLNHYFGGATDNDANTAMVSFLEAEGKQADLFSPDGFVAAQMVVQAVREGGDDVDAMIAALEGWTFDSVKGSITVRAEDHAMIQPMFQVTLVADGNSWTPELVTAVDADTVTPPIAE, from the coding sequence ATGCGGGTCAGTAAAAAGTACCTCGCTCCGGCGTTAATTGCGACGGTTGCACTCACACTGGCGGGCTGTGCCCCCAGCGTTGACACCGGATCGGGTGGCGATGAACTCGCTCCGGTCGACATTTCGATCATCACTTCACAAACCGGCCCCCTCGCGGCCTACGGCGAGGCCTACCTCGCTGGCTTCGACGCCGGTCTCGACTACGCCACCGACGGCACAGGCACCGTCGACGGCCGCGAACTCAACATTGAGATCACTGATGACGCCGGAGACGCAGACAAGGCCGTTACCGCGGCCAAGGATGTAATCGGTCAAGGTAAGAAGATCATCATCGGCACCGTGTCATCCGGAATCGCCTTGGCATTGGCCGAACAGGCTGAGCAGAACAAGGTGCTCTACATTTCAGGCCCCGCCGCCGCTGATGCCATTACCGGCGTCAACAGCTACACGTTCCGGTCGGGGCGTCAGAGCTACCAAGACGTTGCCACCGCAGGTACCTTCATCGGTGATCCTGCAGGCAAGTCGGTTCTCGTGTTCGCCCAGGACACCGCATTCGGTCAAGGCAACGTTGCTGCGGCAACTGCCGTGCTCGGCGGCCAAGGCGCTGACGTGACGAGTTTGCTCGTTCCCGAAGACGCAACAGAGTTCACCCCGTTCGCGCAGCAGATCGTTGACGCCCAGCCTGACCTCGTGTTCGTTGCGTGGGCTGGAGCAACCTCCGGAGCGATGTGGGAAGCGCTCAGCCAGCAGGGCGTGTTCGATAGCGTTCCGGTAGCAACCGGTCTTGGCGACGTCTCGACTTACGGTGCCTATGGCCCCGCGAGTGACAAGATTAGCTTCCTCAACCACTACTTCGGTGGTGCAACTGACAACGATGCCAACACGGCCATGGTCAGCTTCCTCGAAGCTGAGGGCAAGCAGGCAGACCTCTTCTCGCCTGACGGATTCGTTGCCGCTCAGATGGTTGTTCAGGCCGTGCGCGAAGGTGGCGACGATGTCGACGCAATGATCGCCGCTCTTGAGGGATGGACTTTCGACTCCGTCAAGGGATCGATCACGGTTCGTGCTGAAGACCACGCAATGATCCAGCCGATGTTCCAGGTAACGCTTGTCGCTGATGGTAACTCATGGACGCCTGAGCTGGTCACGGCAGTTGACGCTGACACCGTAACCCCGCCCATCGCAGAGTAA
- a CDS encoding ABC transporter ATP-binding protein gives MSNQPVLTVEHLALTIGGAVIIDDVSLSVSQGEMLGVIGPNGAGKTTLFNLISGVMTPTSGTVTLEGRSVTNQTIDARARAGLGRTFQTSSLFPALSAVENVRLAAQVKLGGATSVLRFPRPNDAATTIARAGLDEVGLGHHSETLAGVLSHGDKRKLEIAMLLATDPSVILLDEPMAGVASGDVAGLSEVIRQVHKSGRTVLMVEHHMDVVLGLVDRVAVMHHGQLLACDTPEAVMADEAVQKAYLGAPL, from the coding sequence ATGTCGAACCAGCCCGTGCTCACGGTCGAGCACCTTGCCCTCACAATCGGCGGTGCCGTCATCATCGATGATGTGTCACTCTCGGTTTCCCAGGGCGAGATGCTCGGCGTGATCGGCCCCAATGGGGCCGGAAAGACCACGCTATTCAACCTCATCTCCGGGGTGATGACACCCACTAGCGGAACCGTCACTCTTGAGGGGCGTAGCGTCACGAATCAGACCATTGATGCGCGAGCCCGGGCTGGGCTCGGCAGAACTTTTCAAACATCCAGTCTGTTCCCGGCGCTCAGCGCCGTGGAGAACGTGCGACTGGCAGCTCAAGTGAAACTGGGCGGTGCCACTTCGGTGCTGCGCTTTCCGCGGCCGAACGATGCGGCAACAACGATTGCCCGGGCGGGACTCGATGAAGTTGGATTGGGCCACCACAGCGAGACGCTCGCGGGTGTGCTCTCGCACGGTGACAAACGCAAACTCGAAATCGCGATGCTGCTCGCAACCGATCCGAGCGTGATTTTGCTCGATGAGCCGATGGCCGGGGTCGCTTCTGGTGACGTTGCCGGGCTTAGCGAGGTAATCCGTCAGGTTCATAAGTCGGGGCGCACCGTGCTCATGGTGGAACACCACATGGATGTTGTTCTTGGCTTGGTTGACCGCGTTGCGGTTATGCACCACGGTCAGTTGCTCGCGTGTGACACCCCGGAGGCCGTGATGGCAGACGAAGCGGTGCAGAAGGCTTATTTGGGGGCACCACTATGA